In the Hevea brasiliensis isolate MT/VB/25A 57/8 chromosome 8, ASM3005281v1, whole genome shotgun sequence genome, taggaattttaaaattcttaagttTTACAAATTTAGATATTATAAAACCCTGTTGATCATATTATACACCTCTAAAataatcattttttttaattaattttttcatcatattagaaaatgataagttaattttataaaaaataatttaatatgcaaataattattcaataaaaaattatttataaaatcttaaaatttaattttaaaaatatttcttatattgaaaatctaagaattttaataatcatacttaatatatatacatgttaattcatttaaaaataataaaaaaaacaaaattttaatcaatttatttatttattgatacttgaaataaaattataattaattaaaattttataatatgattatgaaaatataatatataaaatataaaaattacataTTAAATTATGCAATTATTTGTGCGTATGGGTAAAATCACtagttaattattataaaaagaaaaatattacatACATCCCATAGAATTGCTGGACATatgtcaatttaaaaaaaaaattgcaacagtattaaataataatgaaataattATCTAAATTAAAGAATGATAAGTGAAATTTATCTCAATATTAATACAGAAAACTCTTCCAATTTCTTATTCCTTTCAAAATGGCACTGTGGTTTCCAGTAATTATATCCCTTTCCGCCATTGCTTGACCGTGCGTTTCACATTCTCTGGACGGCAGAATGGAAACAATTGGTGCTACTATTTACATGCTTTAACTTTTGATAATTAAGATTAAAGATAGATGCTTTACCTTTTTCAATGGAAGCCTTTACCTCTTATAGTTATTAACTATTTTAGTAGctatcaattattttattaacGATTAGCTATTaatgattaattatttataaaatgaattaaaataaaagtatttgataaaaataaCAGTTGAATTAGCTATTAAATATAGAAATAATTGTATCATTTTGTTAACTCAAAATGATCTCTCATCCTCTAAAATAGGAATGATAACTTTTTATAAATCACTCCTTTAACCTTTTAATCTTTAAACATTATTATGTAGAGTTTTTGTTGaggtcaatatatatatatatatatatatataaagtggtATTCCAAAGGAGATGACACTTGGCACTTTTCTTGAAAAGCTTACCACGTGTCACATTCTATAAATGCCCtcatttatactaattattatttatttttttatttctcttttaattattattattatttataattatcacaactcaacctatgggccaaacctgcactaggacctgagccagcctaaagccctcgaggcccatagtaagcgtaactattccttaacccaatagTAAGGCCCATATTAAGcccaatttcaaaaaaataacCGGACAGAGTTCAACCATAATATGGACcatacaacggggagtttttgactctctcgacctgtaagcacaatatataataatttggggagctcagctcaccctccaaatactcataatatcataaaatcaaatgggagcttagctccctcatctaaCCCAATCATACATGCATCTAATAATTTTACAGATCCAACACgacattatattacagacccaattcaaataaaatacTTATAACACATGCGAAATTCTAAAAGTTAATAAAATTATACAAAACATCATAGACATTAATAGATGACCTACGAGGGAGAGAGGCAAGTTAGGACTCAATGAGAAATCTCatgtatcctggaaaaataagtggaacaggagtgagcgtttgactcaaagagtaaaatatcgattttaattacaatttctatagctatttaAAGCTAGTGCATCATAAATAGTGGAATACAACACcatcataatttttataaaatcacaTTATAGCAGCACaaaagtaatttggagcactcacacacccatacaATATACAAACAGtacacatatgggagctgatcccgtATACAActttcttaatccaacctctggcaGTGAGTACATCTCAAGCTAGACTTTCGTTTAATAGACTAAATgcgggccagcgagatcatctcgagccatGCCTAtcttgacttatccataaaaggattAGGTTCcaacgagtcaagctccagccacgTCTACTCGtcttgtccatatccaataccacacgccACAAGCACGCCAACACatgcacactactccaaattaccataaaacaacatccatagcattttatcaaataaagatgcaatataaaacgtgtctagtatttaactatataaatatatatttataagtgatgcatgtgcatgcctgaacatataataatattgaaattataattaaaatcaatattttactcacagacatgAATCTAggtcactgtggcagctgggcgaaggaggaaggctgtcccagctcacctgacaatttcattataattatttaatataattgactcaatacatgCTTAAAAAGAATCAAAGACACCTTAAGTCGtacagaaaatccagcagagtcttctctatacctaggacctacccaacctgcaaaaatggttcaaatacacttctatatccacaattcacacaaccacaactcaatcacatcacatggctgctcttaggcccatccaaacagtcaaccaccataatttgaaaaattaccatttagtacctacaactaacccttttgcaaaaactatccaaatgagctctaaaaattctaaaattttaccctgcgatttttagcaatattattaagccaatgcaaaaagaattataattttttaacctaccacgaatattttataaatttttaatcaaaatcaggcctaaataattaagaaaaatgagggtttGGGTTTATCTATAACAATTCCGACCCTTGGGACGCGTCCAGGATGTCTGAAAacagtggggtagcctataatcttgacctgATTCTGAAACTTTCCCGGTAGCCTGCCTGCCCGGCCCGAAATTGTAGACTCGAGCAACTGTCAAATTTCCGTGAAATGAGTATACCAACACGAAGCTCACAACATGGAGGTTAGTAcctaatttttacggaatttattAAGCTTATTTAATGCCCAAAAAATATTgcgaagttctgtgggacccaccgaaaaacgatgtcaaaaaaatttgaaatgggtattcTCGCGAAGCTTTTGTCGAggggagcactctggtactctcggatTTTTTGTGGGGTTCACGGTATGTGAGAAATATAgctcaaaaatcaaaatgggctaaaacttttcggacaaaaattagacaaactGCTTGATGAATTTTTGTGTTCTTTGTATCTATGGAAATCTCTTGAGGTGTAGATAGGTTTTGGGACAAAACTTAGTCCAATCAGTGGCCAGATCGGCCGGAATCAGCCTGAGAAGCTAAAGTGGCTCGCGCGCGTAGGAGGAAGTTTGGGGCCACTTCTCGGCTAGTTGGTGCGTCGGTCGGCGGTGGGGAGGCGTTCTGGAGGTGCGCTGGCGACTGGAGAAGGCTGAGGTGGTGGCTGGCCAGCGAAGGGAggaaggaggagagagaaaatggagggGGAAGAGGGAACGTCGGGGCAAGGGAGAAAGGACAAGAAAAGGAAGAGGGCCGGTTCAATTTGACCGATCAGACACGATCCGATTCGATTCGGCAAGTTCGATTTAGGatacccaaaattaaatttttactttgctcTGGGATTAAAAACGAggttcaaaaatttcaaaaaaattccataaaagtcAGAAAAATTTGTGGAGTCTAAatacatttttagttttaccacgtgatctttaaattaatttttaaaaattaacaaaatttattgattttgaaaaatcaaacccgatttctaaaatttgaaaaattcaaataatttctcaaaattttaataaaataaaatactaatatttatccataaaataataaattttaaaattatgggTGTTGCAATAATAATactttaacatttattatttaaattattattttttttaaatttaatttttaaaaattaagatagtttgtaattaaatgcaatatttaaaaattatttatattattttttttataaatttatttatgtaaaaatattatttgcaaTATGTTcccccataataataataataataataataataataataataataataataataataataataataaagacatTGATggcaattagtataaagaaaattaatcattaatttgtgatctcataatcaactatcaaataatttaatcaatcttaaattattttaaatatttattaaataattttattatatttttatattttttattatgaaatctttattaaaaagtttaagaGATAAAAAGTGTAATTTAcataaaagttataaaaataaaatatagagatttgacttatttctaattaaaatgtattattttttatgttaattatttaatattatttttattttattttataaaaattaattaatgcttattattattatcatcatgtCAACATATGGCCATTTAATTGAAATAActaagttgataaaaaaaaaagtttttctgttataaaaattaaatttaaatacttttgttgctattattaatttaataatatttaattataaattaattttttatttaaataatttttatttatttgtctaTATATAGTATATCATATGAAACATTTGATACGCATTAAGTACTCTTCTTCTGCCAAGTATTTTCATTTCACTTAAATGctttaaaatcttttttttttatttgtattattttttattatttctttcaaaattattaattgtcattctcaaaatttatttatttaaatgtatttaattattaatttttttataaatttcttatttaatatttcttatatttttgaatattttatttcattataattatgcatcgaatgtaattataattaacattttgattatctatattttattattattaatttttaataaaattatttttaaattttaattaaatatctgagATAAGAGTTTCggatatgagaatgttaaggtagatgagtgaccatactaaactagataaagtccgtaacaagagtattagagaaaaggtaggagtggtaccaattgatgataaattgagagaaaggagattgaggtggtttggtcatgtgaaacgtaGACATACAGAGACtcgagttagacaagtagagcatattaggttagatgatagaaaaaaaagaaagggtAGACTTAAACTTACTTGGAGGAGGGtaatacaacatgacttagaagtattaaccaaaaatcatttagagtggagaaggAGAATCCATATAACTGACTCCAAATTTTTGagaaaaagcttagttgagttgagttaagttgagttgaCTATAAAAGtagaatttcaaaaataaattataaatatgattgtataaaaaatttagctacaaataaatatgattaaaaaaattaaaattacaatattaaaattatagaatttatcttttgaaaaataatatatatttttaatatttattatattaataaaaaataataatattttaaaattttaatatttatgaaatgtacttattttacattataaatttatgtaagttgataacatttttatcaaaaaattattttataaaaaatatagcaaattaataaaaaaaaatttacacttagatatagtatttttttaaaaaataatataataaaatattattttttaactaataataattttatatattttcattattattaaaattaaataattcaatttattattagtaatttaatattttttattatattaataataaaaaatatcctacttttatatttttaaaataatattatttttttattaatctaatatattttctgtaatttataaaaaataaatattaatttataaaatttaaattattttttgaataaagtatttttgttacattttaaataaaataattatgaaaattactattaatatatgtataaaaagaattaaatatgtatttcattaattttattataaattaattaaaaatttattattataataggtaaaaatttattcaaattttttaaGGAGGCTGTTCAGGCTGGAGACGTCGACGCCTTGTATTGCCTGATCCGGGAGGATGCGTATATCTTGGAAAGCATCAACAACGTACCATTTGTTGATACTCCATCACATATAGCTGCATCAGCAGGACATGTTGATTTTGCAAAGGGGATAGTGAACTTGAAGGCATCGCTTACCGGGAAGCTAAACCAAGATGGATTTAGCCCCATGCACCTCGCCCTGCTAAACAACCAAGAACAGATGGCGCTCTGGCTCCTGGATGTTGATAAAGATCTTGTCCATGTCAAAGGAAGGGGAGGTATGACACCTTTGCGCTACGCTGCTTAAAGAGGAAAGTTGTTTGTTTTAGCAGAATTTTTTGAGATTTGCCCTGGATCCATCCAAGATGTCACCAATCAAGGAGACACTGTTTTCATTGCTGTAAAGGGTAACCAAATTGAAGCTTTTCGCCTCCTGCTTAAATGGCTTGAAAAGTCCTTGTTCAAGGACGTTGATTTCTGGGAAATGGAGATTGTCAACTGGAAGAACAAGCTAGGCAACAGTGTGTTGCACATAGCTGCCGTACAAAATCCAAGGCTGGTGCATATGCTTTCTGGCTTCTGCTTTCACCAAatcaaaaaatttattttctttcttttgggTTTGCATTAATTCTTTGAGATCAATTCATTAGGCAATAAATCAGCTGATGAAGACTCACATTTGCCCGAACATTAAGAATTCAGATGGGTTAACAGTGATGGACATTCTAGGTAACCAAACGCTACTCAGCGACAGAGACAAGATGAAAATCCAACACCTTTCTCGctggaaacttcatcttcctacTGCCCGAAAGAACTTAGGGTCCCCAATATCGTGTCGTGAACTATTTGGAATACAATTTTCTCGCGTCACAAAGATTTCCAGCGAAAAGCGCAATGCGTTACTGGTGGTCGATCCTCTGATAGCTATAGTAACCTACCAGGCAGCTGGTGGTTTATGGAAAGGAACAGCTGATATTAATTCACCCATTAGAACCAATGTTCACATCGACAACGCTAGTGAAGCAAATCCATCATCACGCTATGTGGGGACGGCAATTATGAGCACCGCTACATTTCGGTGTTCTGGACTATAAATACATGTGTAGTGGTGCTGAAAATTTTCCGGATGATGATCGTCGGAGTCCCATTGCCGGTGGTTTTGCTGTTGTCTTGCTACTCATATGCAATGTCTCTCATTTCACCAAGCAAGCCTTTATCTTAACTCAAATTTGGTTTAGCTTCGCTTAGTTACAGTAGCATTCATTGTCAAATTTGCAAGCAACATTAGAAATCGCTGTGCAGACAAGGATCCCATAGTCTAATTACGAAACAAATAGACTCCATCTAAGCCCAAACTAGGACAGACACAGCAACAAGAACAGAAACCCTATAAACTGTAACAGTAAGAATAACCCAAAATCAAAGACTTGCAAGAGCAATAAGCAACAGAGCATCGCTAACTAGACTACCCCTCGTCAATTGCTGGAGATGACTTGAAGAGCCAAGCAAAATGAAAAAACAGAGGACCTCCCAACTTTTGTCACAAAAAATGCCTTAAAAACCAAAAGAAGTATGAGAAAACATCTTCACCTCTGTCATCTTCCATAGCATTATAAAAACAAATGATCGTTTTATCCCCAGGCCAAGggaacacaataaatctcagagcaTCACAAATCCAGTCTAGTAAGGAGGTGGCATAGCTTATTGGTGGCCCATTTGCACCTTACGGGCTAACTTCGAACCCGACGAAATACCATCCTCTCCAAGTAGTGTTTCCTCTTGCTGTTTGAACTTGGAGAAAGCGTTGATGCTTGAGCTTCAGAGACTTACAACATAGAACCAAGCATAATAAGAAACATAGATGAGCAGCTCAAATAAAACCCTAAAAACATTATTCACCCAGCTACaaaatacaatccaaaattaactATTTACAACTCAACACTGGAAAAAGGAGGGAATCCATATTGGGTTAGGGGAAGGGAAGCCCTCCCTAGCCCGAAGGGGTAAGGGAAGACCGACTGGCAGTGATGAGGGCTGAACCCTAGGCGACTAAACGGGAACCCAAGCAAGAAAAGCTTCAAGTAGGACGGCAATAGTTACGGTGTCCACCAAAGCCACTCTCGTTTCGAttcgattaatatttttaaaatttaaattcatcataaatttaattaaaatttatcatgattatttaaatttattttttatttaaatttataaatttaattaataattcatataaaatttttttattaataatttatattttaaaaatttaataatttcataaaatatttaaatttaattttatataaaataaaatatataaaaatttattaatattattataaatatatatattttatatttaattaaatatttatataaaaaaatttaaaaaataaataattatttaacgtataaaattaaaattcatccCAAAATTATcatgatattatttttaaatcaaaactaaaataattattatttaaatttattttattggaaTTCAATAAGATAAGATGCTGTAAAAACTCAACCCGTATTCTTTCCTACCctcaaaagaaaaaagaaaaaaagaaaaaaaaaaaaaagcagccaTGCACAGTAGCACGGTTTCTTTGGGTCATCTGAATTTTAAGTTGCTTCCcagttttgaaaagttgaaatATCGCTACCATCTTTGAAATTTGTTGGAGTCATTTTCAAAATTCTATCAaatcaattaatatatatatatatatataaaccaaaTCCGTTCAATGAAGATGAGCTATGTTGATTTTGAGTTAATGAGTCTTAACAACATAAGGAATGAAGCCAAAGGATTAGCCATTTAGCCTCATATGTTGATTGTTGAGTTGATCCGCCATCTCTCCAACATAATAGATTTCCTATTGCTTTGGCCTACCTCTTCTAATGGTTGAAGGTGCACACATTCAGGTTCATTCGGGCAAAATATCGAATAGCTTGGAGACAACCCGACGGCGTCACTGGTATTAATGTTGACTACTCCCAGTTTCTTGTACCGTAAAAGTTCTAAAATTTGTCCATTACCTGTTAAATTAAATTATCATATGTTTGTCTTCCAGGAACATATTAGCCACATGTGAAGTGAATGACTACTTCAAATCAAATCTATTTTGATCCGACGATGATTTAAACTGTATTTCACCAATTTTATGGAGGAAATTGCAGGAAATTTGCTTAAGAATATCATCTAGATGATCCATGGAGACAACTGCAGAAAATTCTAGAAAACAGAAGGCTGCGAAAGAGAGTTGGTGATGAATGCTCAACACATGGGTCAGAGGTTGAAGGAGGCTGCTCAGACAGGAGATATCGACGTGTTGTATGGTCTAACCCGGGAGGACGCATTCGTCTTGGAACGCGTAAATGAGGTACCTTTCGTTGATTCTCCATTACATATAGCTGCATCAGCAGGGCACATTGAATTTGCGATGGAGATGGTGAACATGAAGGCATCGTTTGCTAGGAAGCTAAACCCAGATGACTTTAGCCCCATGCATCTGGCTTTGCAACATGACAAAACCCAGATGGTGCTCTGGCTCCTATATGTGGATGAAGGTCTTGTCCGAGTCAAAGGAAGAGGAGGTATGACACCTTTGCATTATGCAACAGAACAAGGGAAGACACCAATTTTGGAAGAATTCTTTGAAGCTTGCCCTGAATCCATTAAAGATGTGACTTTTCAAGGCGACACTGCGTTGCACACTGCAGTAAAGAACCATCAGGTAGAAGCTTTTCAGTTGCTAATGGGATGGCTTCAAAGGTCTGTCTTTGTAGATGCTGCGTTTTGGGAAAGAGAACTCCTGAATTGGAAGAACAAGGAAGGGAACACTGTATTACACATTGCTGCTTCAAGCAATCAAAGACAGATAGTAAAGCATCTGATTGAGGCATTTGTTTATACCAACATAAAGAATTCGAATGGTTTGACGGCTATAGATATCCTACAAGGCCAAGCACAATTCAGCAACAAAGAGTTAAATAAATGCAGCGCCTTCCCCCTTGCGGATTCCTCACAGGTACCGGCCGAGCTGGGAACTTGAAGAGAAAGATCTTCTGTTATGCATGGACAATACGCTCAGCTCGTTTGCAAATGAATACACCCACTGAAAGACGCAATGCACTACTCGTAGTTGACGCTCTAATAGCAACAATCACGTATCAGGCAGCATTGAGTCCACCTGGTGGTGTTTGGACTGCAGACGTCAATTCCCATCTCCCAAATTTTCTTCGTGCTGATATCTCTGCTACTAACACCACTCTCAGGGATACAAATCCATTGCGCTATGTGGGTTCGAGTGTTATGGGCACGCATAGCTTTTCGCTATTCTGGTTTGCAAACACTGCTGTGTTTCTGGTAACAATCATACGAATGAGAGCTGGGGTGTCAAGGGACCATTTGTGGATGTTATTTCCACGATCGCTGTTGCTTCCACGATTTGAATTGTGGTTGTTTGCTTGCTACTCGTTTTCAATGTCAATCATATCACGAAGTAAAGCTTAGTCCTAGTTTAATCTGGTTTTGTTTTTCTTAGTTGCATTGgcatattttttatttcttctgctGTGGTTCTTTTTCGGTGCTCGCAGAGCTATGGGCCTTAACAGCGGATGGAGGGGATTTCGCCGAAATATACACGAGAGAAGAATGGCGGTAATAGATGTATCACACTCCAAAACTCTGTAAAAACAATTCTTGATTACCGTCTGTCATCTTTTCATTTCTTCGATTTTCCTCTTCTTCAAGGATGTGTTTGGTATGGagagttgaaaaattattggagtAATACTTCAGGAAATAATAATTAAGAGTAAAGAATTGAGGTTAAGAGTCATGGAGCAAAAATTAAAGTGTATTTGATCATTGATTCTCAAATCTAGTGCAAGTCTTAA is a window encoding:
- the LOC131182355 gene encoding ankyrin repeat-containing protein BDA1-like, with translation MNAQHMGQRLKEAAQTGDIDVLYGLTREDAFVLERVNEVPFVDSPLHIAASAGHIEFAMEMVNMKASFARKLNPDDFSPMHLALQHDKTQMVLWLLYVDEGLVRVKGRGGMTPLHYATEQGKTPILEEFFEACPESIKDVTFQGDTALHTAVKNHQVEAFQLLMGWLQRSVFVDAAFWERELLNWKNKEGNTVLHIAASSNQRQIVKHLIEAFVYTNIKNSNGLTAIDILQGQAQFSNKELNKCSAFPLADSSQVPAELGT
- the LOC131182356 gene encoding uncharacterized protein LOC131182356 — protein: MNTPTERRNALLVVDALIATITYQAALSPPGGVWTADVNSHLPNFLRADISATNTTLRDTNPLRYVGSSVMGTHSFSLFWFANTAVFLVTIIRMRAGVSRDHLWMLFPRSLLLPRFELWLFACYSFSMSIISRKLWALTADGGDFAEIYTREEWR